Proteins co-encoded in one Nicotiana sylvestris chromosome 7, ASM39365v2, whole genome shotgun sequence genomic window:
- the LOC104213000 gene encoding non-specific lipid-transfer protein 1-like: MAKFASLSVMFIAAMVIAIVASHAEAVVTCGTVATDLSPCLDYVRMGGAIPTMCCNGIRNLFSAASTTQDRQTVCNCMKSAARVISGVNLNLAAALPSKCGVIIPYKISPSIDCAKVQ, translated from the exons ATGGCTAAGTTTGCAAGCTTATCAGTAATGTTCATAGCTGCTATGGTGATTGCAATAGTTGCAAGCCATGCAGAGGCAGTAGTCACATGTGGGACGGTGGCCACAGATTTGTCGCCATGCCTCGACTACGTTAGGATGGGAGGAGCTATCCCTACAATGTGCTGCAACG GTATTAGGAACCTTTTCAGTGCAGCAAGTACCACTCAAGATCGCCAAACTGTTTGCAATTGCATGAAATCTGCTGCTCGTGTTATCAGTGGAGTTAATCTCAACCTAGCTGCTGCCCTTCCCAGCAAATGTGGTGTCATTATACCCTACAAGATCAGCCCATCCATTGACTGCGCcaa GGTGCAGTAA